The genomic segment GCCGCAGTGGCGACGCGGCCGTGCCGCGTCATCCCGAAGCGCTCCGTGACGCGCAACGCCAACGGCATGCTGGAGGGCGTGACGCTGTGGCACGTGATGCTGCCGCACGACACCGATGCGCGCGCGGGAGACCGGCTCCAGACGCCCGCGGGCACCTTCGGAGTGACCGGCACGGACGCCGGCCGGACCGACGCGCTGTCGCTGGTGGCGCAGTGCTCGCCGGTGGATCCCGCGTAGGGCGCCGACCGACCCGGGCCGGCGCCGAGGGCGGGAACCCGAGGGGCCGCGCGGTCATATTGTATGCAGGAGGCCGGCCCGCGCGAGCTCATCGGGCGCCCGACGGCCGCCGACCGTGCAGGGTGAAAAGGAGCAGACCCCATGGGCAACCACGCGCTCATCGCCGCGATGAACGAGCAGCTTTCCGCCGAATACCAGGCGATCATCCAGTACATCCAGTACTCGGCCATCGTCTCTGGGCCGCAGAGGCCGCAACTCGCGGCCTTCTTCCGCGGGGAGATCCCGGACGAGCAGAAGCACGCGCAGTACCTGGCGGACAAGGTATCGGTACTGGGCGCGACGCCGACGACTACGGCCAAGCCGGTGCTGGTCGGCTCATCGCCGCGCGAGCTGCTGGAAAACGTGCTGGAGGGGGAGAAGCACGCCATCGCCGCCTACACGAAGCTGATCGATCTGGCGGACGAGGCCGGGGAGGTGGGCATCCGCATCCGGATGGAGGATTTCGTTCAGGACGAGAACACGCACCGTGACGAGACCCTGAAGATCCTGGAGGGGCCCTGGTAGGCCGCGCGCGGCGCCGGACGCCCGGCACGGCCCTCCCGCCGCCGGGCGGGAGGGCCGTGCCGCGCCGGGCGGCGGTCAGGCGTGCTGGGGGTCGGTGACGCGCTGCTCGCGGACGGAGGACTTGGCCCGCGAGGACTGCTGGAGCTCGGCGAGGAGGCGATCGTAGGCGGCGCGGTTTACGGGTAGCGAAACGGGCTGGCCGGAGTGGCTGGAGAGAATAAGCGAGTTGATCAGCTCGACGGCCCAGATGCCCTCCTCACCGGGCGCGATGAGCGGCTCGCCGTCCGTGATGGCGCGGCAGAAGTTGCGGGTGATGTCGGAGTGGTGCCCGCCGCCGGCGCTCACCTCGACGGGGACCTCCGCGGCCTCCGGGATGCTCCACATCTCCCCTGCGGCGCGGCTGTGCTCGGAGATGGACGTCTTGATCTCCCACACACTCAGCCGATTTCCATGGACCACGAGCTTGCCCTTGTCGCCGCAGATCTCTAGCTGCTCGTGGCCGGGCACCTCGGTGGTGCTGGCGTAGAGATAGCCGTGCGCCCCGCTGG from the Chthonomonadales bacterium genome contains:
- a CDS encoding ferritin-like domain-containing protein, with translation MGNHALIAAMNEQLSAEYQAIIQYIQYSAIVSGPQRPQLAAFFRGEIPDEQKHAQYLADKVSVLGATPTTTAKPVLVGSSPRELLENVLEGEKHAIAAYTKLIDLADEAGEVGIRIRMEDFVQDENTHRDETLKILEGPW